A window from Flavobacteriales bacterium encodes these proteins:
- a CDS encoding T9SS type A sorting domain-containing protein, translating to MRKLLLFSGFLLSVSVSAQINVQWESRYNGAGTNTPEIVADMYVDASGNIYVTGSAYNAISGYDIVTVKYNNAGVAQWTQTFNGSGNGLDEARALAVDASGNVYVTGYAFRSGSNYDYTTIKYNSAGTQQWQQYYDAGASLFDDARDIAVDASGNVIVTGSANVSTSNTNIRTVKYNSAGTQQWVADFTSSGNNLDQGTIVLTDASGNVYVAGNAFNTGQDLNYRVIKYNSAGTQQWTVQYNHTLNSYEYPTDMVMDASGNLYVTGYAYNGAASDDDVHTIKINSSGTITNTVIFNGTANAADVSNAIKLDASGNVYVVGRAKNTGTAEDFWVAKYNSTLGLIWTDSYNGIGGNYDEASDVAIDNSGNVYVTGYSYLPGSNNDFMTIKYDPATGSRVWSTRFNGTANNSDQAKKINVDAAGNVYVSGDSKGSGTGTDYSTIKYCQLTTNAGSDQQICSGGSVQLNATGGTTWSWTPSTGLSASNISNPLANPSSTTTYFVSSTDGNGCTDLDTIQVVVNTLPGPVITPSGPTTFCVGDSVTLNASGFAAYSWNTGSSNASITVYTAGTYTVTVTDAMMCNNSTNISVSVNSLPSVDAGTAADFCIGNSTPLNASGAVSYVWDANPALSNTSIANPQASPTADTWFYVTGTDANGCSNYDSVFVNVNPLPTTPTNTFVQANYTCVTNNTSGNQWYLNGVAIPGATGQVLNVTANGEYWVVYSDANGCMSANSDTVTVLDVSVEELGLEHLTIYPNPNNGMFTVEINASYSIQQMDVINVLGDVVYTISPNGKSSIQVDLKNQNSGIYFVRILTKENKYITRRVIKN from the coding sequence ATGAGAAAACTATTACTTTTTTCCGGATTCTTGCTGAGTGTTTCAGTATCAGCTCAGATCAATGTACAATGGGAATCGCGTTACAATGGCGCAGGTACAAATACGCCTGAAATTGTTGCCGATATGTATGTTGATGCTTCCGGAAATATTTACGTCACCGGCTCTGCTTACAATGCCATAAGCGGTTATGATATTGTCACCGTGAAGTATAATAATGCGGGAGTAGCACAGTGGACTCAAACCTTCAATGGATCCGGAAACGGTTTAGATGAAGCGCGTGCATTAGCCGTGGATGCTTCCGGAAATGTGTATGTTACCGGTTACGCATTTCGCTCGGGATCGAATTACGATTATACCACCATCAAATACAATTCCGCTGGAACTCAGCAATGGCAGCAATATTATGATGCCGGCGCAAGTCTGTTTGATGATGCCCGCGACATTGCAGTGGATGCATCAGGAAATGTTATTGTTACCGGTTCTGCCAATGTAAGTACATCGAATACCAATATCCGCACGGTAAAATATAATTCTGCCGGAACGCAGCAATGGGTGGCTGATTTTACTTCTTCCGGAAATAACCTCGATCAGGGGACCATTGTCCTCACCGACGCCTCCGGAAATGTCTACGTTGCAGGAAACGCCTTTAATACAGGTCAGGATCTGAATTACCGCGTTATTAAATACAATTCGGCAGGAACGCAGCAATGGACCGTTCAATACAATCATACCCTCAATTCCTATGAATACCCCACCGATATGGTGATGGATGCTTCAGGAAATTTATATGTTACCGGTTATGCCTATAATGGAGCAGCCAGTGATGATGATGTTCACACCATAAAAATTAATTCTTCAGGTACGATTACGAATACAGTCATATTTAACGGAACTGCCAATGCCGCAGATGTTTCGAATGCGATTAAACTGGATGCAAGCGGAAATGTTTATGTTGTAGGCAGAGCAAAAAATACAGGAACCGCCGAAGATTTTTGGGTGGCTAAATACAATTCAACACTCGGATTAATCTGGACCGATTCCTATAATGGTATTGGTGGAAATTATGACGAAGCAAGTGATGTTGCCATTGACAATTCAGGCAATGTTTACGTTACCGGTTATAGTTATTTACCCGGATCGAACAATGATTTTATGACCATCAAATATGATCCTGCAACAGGAAGCCGTGTTTGGTCGACCCGCTTCAACGGAACGGCGAACAACAGCGACCAGGCTAAAAAAATCAATGTTGATGCTGCAGGAAATGTTTATGTAAGCGGAGATAGCAAAGGAAGTGGAACTGGTACCGATTACAGCACCATAAAATATTGTCAGCTTACCACCAATGCCGGAAGCGATCAGCAAATTTGTTCCGGAGGAAGTGTACAACTGAATGCAACGGGAGGAACTACCTGGTCATGGACACCCAGCACCGGACTTAGCGCAAGCAATATTTCTAATCCCTTAGCGAATCCCTCTTCTACCACCACCTATTTTGTGAGCTCCACCGATGGGAATGGTTGCACAGATTTAGATACCATTCAGGTTGTGGTAAATACTTTACCGGGTCCTGTAATTACGCCATCCGGACCTACCACTTTTTGTGTTGGTGATTCAGTTACTTTAAATGCATCCGGATTCGCTGCCTATTCCTGGAATACCGGATCTTCCAATGCTTCTATTACAGTTTATACGGCAGGGACCTACACGGTAACCGTTACGGATGCCATGATGTGTAATAACTCAACAAATATTTCAGTTTCTGTAAATTCGCTTCCTTCAGTAGATGCGGGAACAGCTGCTGATTTTTGTATTGGTAACAGTACCCCTTTAAATGCAAGCGGAGCGGTTTCCTATGTGTGGGATGCTAATCCTGCATTAAGCAATACCTCCATTGCTAATCCGCAAGCCTCACCAACCGCAGATACCTGGTTTTATGTTACCGGCACCGATGCAAACGGATGCAGTAATTACGATTCAGTTTTTGTGAATGTAAATCCTCTTCCAACCACTCCAACCAACACCTTTGTTCAAGCGAACTATACCTGTGTTACCAACAATACTTCCGGTAACCAATGGTATTTAAACGGGGTTGCCATTCCGGGAGCTACGGGTCAGGTTTTAAATGTAACGGCCAATGGCGAGTACTGGGTGGTTTACTCCGATGCCAATGGTTGTATGAGTGCAAATTCAGATACCGTTACCGTATTAGATGTTAGCGTGGAGGAATTAGGTTTGGAGCATTTAACGATTTATCCAAATCCGAATAATGGAATGTTTACGGTTGAAATCAATGCTTCCTATTCCATTCAGCAAATGGATGTAATCAATGTATTGGGTGATGTGGTTTATACTATTTCTCCAAACGGAAAATCATCCATTCAGGTCGATCTTAAAAATCAGAATTCAGGAATATATTTTGTTCGTATTCTTACCAAAGAAAACAAGTACATCACCCGAAGGGTGATAAAAAATTAA